The window ATAACAAAACATACCAATTCTCATTGTAAATGATGTTGAACCTGGTAGATcgatcattataattattaacaatgatataatgataaataataaagatgacgatgaatgaCCCATACTGGCCGATGGCCAGTTTAAGGTTTTCATTGCGAAacccaacaaacaaaacgcTAGAACAGTTCTGTTTGAATCGAAtatgtaaaatttttattcaacatgCAATGTATTCACAAATAACTGTTATTGAATTTTCCTTCATTGGTCGATTGATTCTTATCGATTTTCTTTCCTGTTCTTAGGTGTCTAACATAGTtgatccaagaaaaaaacattcattcattatgtaATCACAAAAttggaaacaacaacaacgacccAAAAAACGAATCGTCGTGAGTTTTTATtgtcaaatcaatcgattaatcaataatttttctttttttttattaataaagGTCAATTGATCTaaaaaaccgaaaacaaaaatttattaaaaagaaccaaaaaaaacctcaATCGAATGATACGATGGGCGTTTTGCATGTCCTTCAAAGTTCGTCTAAAGATAATTTGCCGTTGAAGAAATCACGATCAATAAGATATTCACCATAACCACCATCGTTACCGCCAACCGATCGTAATAATGTTGccaatttcattaatttattaatcgatgaaatttgttcttcaatgaaatcattttccagaaaattcatcagctaaatttgaattattgaaaaaaatagattaattaattgtacccaaaaaaaaaacaacaaatcaatagCAATTTACATGAACATCTTTGCAGGTTTTTTCGGCAATACGATGTATACggataatttcatttgtaaCAAAATGTTCCAATTCGATTGCATCTTCAACCGCTTCCAATGCTTTAGACCATGATGTTTTATGTGGCATCTATTTCGGTAGATTCGataaattgttgataatttacgatcatgaatcatcaaatattacCGTTATATTAAAACTTCCGATTGTAGCGCCACgtaaatcaatatatttgatgaatttattcgaATGTTCATGTTCTTCAGTGGAATGatgttcaaaaatttttgaaaatccaGGTCTGGCCATTTTTACGCtaccaaaatgaaatgcCATCTGTTTATAGACAAGACTAGCATGTTTTTCAAGATTCATCTGTTTTCGTAGTTCAATTAAACATGAATCATGAAGTTCATAATTATTAACACTACGTGGTAATGAATATCCTCCAAGATCCAAACCATCTGTGAATGCATCTATGAtcattgggaaaaaaaataaaaattcattcataaaccagatatggaaaaattaaaaaaaaaatacataccAAGAATGGCCAAACAGGAACCAGAAAATATGAGCAAAAATATCGACGAAAGCAAAATGGAACGCATTGTATTTTTTGAGGCTGGCTAGATTCGAAAAActaaaaactaaaaaaaaattatgagaaaaagaaaaaattattttttttttgttcaatttggCAGCGTTATAGCGactgtgaaatgaaa of the Dermatophagoides farinae isolate YC_2012a chromosome 1, ASM2471394v1, whole genome shotgun sequence genome contains:
- the LOC124492166 gene encoding soma ferritin codes for the protein MRSILLSSIFLLIFSGSCLAILDAFTDGLDLGGYSLPRSVNNYELHDSCLIELRKQMNLEKHASLVYKQMAFHFGSVKMARPGFSKIFEHHSTEEHEHSNKFIKYIDLRGATIGSFNITMPHKTSWSKALEAVEDAIELEHFVTNEIIRIHRIAEKTCKDVHLMNFLENDFIEEQISSINKLMKLATLLRSVGGNDGGYGEYLIDRDFFNGKLSLDEL